The window GCCATGGTTGATGGTAAAAACCATTCAACGTGACCTAAGGAAAACTGGATCCATCAAtcttttaaattgctattttAAGATTTAAGCGACACAAATTGATGCCTATGGTGCAGATATTTCTTTTTGGCATTCGTCAAGTCATTTTAATCCACCACGGTCAAGGCGATTTTAATCATTTCCTCTAAAGGGTTCTGGTGGAACGTCTTCCCACCCTAAACCTTTCTGCGTGTGAGACTAAAACAGAAGGAGTTTTATCTAAAACTAAGCTGGTGGATCAGAGAATACATCTGCACTTCTAGTTGTCGGGAAAGAGTAGTTGAAGAAGCTGAAAGTACTTTCAAgtgctttttcttctttcaaattcttctcttctcttcttccttgtcaCCAACTTTCTGAGCATAGTCTGTAGTAGGGAGGGCCATTCTCGCTAGAAGCATACTCATGTTGCGTGCTTTTGTTCCTTTCGTCTTGAAGGCCAGTTCAGTAATAGTTCAAATCCTTCTAACTGGCTAGTGCAGCACAGCCTTGGTACACAAACATTTGTTTAAGTATCCACACAAAACATTAAGTTGCTAACAGTCGTCATAGTTCCTATAATTCGTCAATGTGGGACTGATCTGAAAACTCCCCCTCCAAGTGTTGCCCATCTTGTGAGTGGCAGTACACGTGGCACATGTAACCCCTATTTAGGTAGCTGTACACAAACGTATTATCAAGTTATAAATGGTCATAACTTTattgctctaataccaagttgaaTTATTCAACCCAAAATTTTAAACCGTGGAGTTGGAAAACAGGAACTTCGGGATTTTGCTGTGATACCAAAAGGGACCTGAAACGAAATGAGCATCATTCACAGTTCAGAATAGACCTCCCTCCTGTTCTAatagttctttcttttctctgaaATTGCACTTTTTACTTGATATAATCTAGCAAAGCTAGATCTACAATGGAGTAAGACGCAGCCCAGAAAACTCCCTCCTTTTCTAATACTGAGGGAGTACATTAGTATAGTTGAAACCCAAGAGGTTCTCAAAGCAGGAGAGTGAAAAAAAACCTCTACaaattttcatatcaaattGTCTTCTGTAATGCAGTCATAAATATTTTCCTTCTACAACAATAGACTATCACCTAAAGAAATAGATGTAACTGGGAATTACTCAAGAAACTTCCAAGTTTTACATCCACATCCTCCTGCAAGTGTAATCGAAAAGAACCCGGAGTAGGCTTTTTGAAGTTTCTTGTTCTGGCAACTTGAGAAGGCCTGCAACTTTTGAGAATCCAGCGTTGTACATAAACGAAGGAAGTTCCTCCAATtctgtttttttctcttccttgtaGAGCTTCGGCGGTGACAAGGCCCATTGCATTGCCCATATGGCCAATGGGCGCATGTAGCACATAGATCGATACTGATCATTGGTGTTCCATCCTTCCGGGGTTTGAAAAGAATATCTGTGATTGGACCAAACAATTAAACTAGTTAactagggggggggggggaagcacGGACATCAATAATAACATACACATTATTATTACATTATCGCTAAGTTAATGATCATTTGTATAGATGACAAATGGGTGCACTTAGAATTTCAATAAGTATCAAAAAATCGatgaataatgaaaaaaataattcgATCTAATGATCACAAATATTCCGTTCGTAAAAATATATAGGCAATGTTCCAATAAAGGATCTACAGCTGGTGCAGATATGATCTTATCAGACTGAACTTTGTTGCAggatatttctttccattagcATACACTTCCATAACTATAGTGTGTTCAAATGCCAGACAGGAAACTGCCACCATTTAACATGAAGTGATAAGAGAAActaaacaaagagagagaaaaggtatGTCAAAAGCACCCACGGAATCACATCTAATAAATTCCAAttgtaaagtggaattttgaCCACAATATGGGGCTGTAAATCATGTTTTGTCTGCAAGTCTGAACTTTGAAACTGGAAAAGTCAGAAAAGTGACAATATTAACAGCTTAAGCATTTGTGTTTGGAGGCcacaaagaaataacaaatgACCTACAGTCACATGGacattatatatttaattacccATTTTTCAGCATGAAGGTATTGCAATGAAAACCTTTCATTAAAAGACACTTTGGCCAGGAAGATACAGCAGGTGGTTTATGAAAATAACAAACATACCACATAGGATTAGAACCAAAAAAGCAACATACATAATCATTAACCATGAAATAGATGAACATCTGCTACAAGATAAGGTCTTGTGGTAGCGAAATTCATGGTTGTCTATTTGCCAACCAATTACGAAGACATTGTCAGGCCTTTGTTTAAGTTTGACATCAATGCAAGTCATGAACACAGTAGCTGGTCCAGTTTCCTAAACAAGAAGTatgcaagaaaagaagaaataaaaagttaACTCACCCAAGCCCTTCTTGGGACCAGGCAGCTTCATGGACTCCAAATGCAGTATTAAATGCCATTTCAACCATGCCTTCATGAATCATAGCTGCAGCAACAGAATATGTGACACCAGACCATATTTCTCTTGACTGCATCGCTGACATATCAACTGTTCCATCTGGTCGCATCCCGTTCACTGCCCCTCGCTTCCCACCCTTCACCTTTAAGACATTGAAATGGTAAACCTTCTCAAGTGCACTTTTTGCTTTGTCATGATCAACAATTGTTGAAAGACCACATGCCCGAGCATACCTACAAAAGGGTTCATCAATAAGCTCACAAGCATATAATGGGGAAAACAATCACACACAGACATACACAATTTGCAAAGAATCATCATTGTCATTCTTCAAGAACTTTTCGCGAAAGGATAATTAcagtgaaaattgaatttcaatttttcttcatgGTTTTTCTGGAACCAGTACTGTAAATAGGAGAGTTCAACTAGGAAAGACATCTAGGTGACTCCtcaaaacaaaggaaaatttCAGTATTGTGCATATACAAGGGATCCACATGTTGGAATCTTAACCTCTTATTTGTAGGatctatttttggcaaaaaagtATGCCACGTGGAAAAATAAAGTCCCACCCAAGAATTTCAAGTGGCAGGTTTAATTACACAAAGGAGAGTATACCTGATGGGCCACATCATCTCTCTTTGTGTGCCGGAAGTTGGAGATGTAAcctaatgaataaaatgtgaCCCAACTAGTATGCATCTCCCCCTTGTAATCTTGATTAGAATCTTATAAACTCATTTAAATCTAAGGAATTGCCCATCATTTTACAAAATATAATTTCAAAAATTAAGGGTTTAAGTGATTAAGCAAGCTcccaaaattaccaaaatggaAACCGATTTGACAATTACAACAACTATGCACTTTGAAGCATGTAATTCCAAAAGTACGCAATGTGAGGCTTGAACGATGGTTTTTGTATTTAGACTCCCTTTTTTAGGGTTGTATTGGGTTCCCTCCGTAAAAGAAAGCAAGATGAGGATGAAAggtaattagaaaaaaaagaccaTAGGGGCCCACCTAGTATTTTTGTAATTAGGCTATCCAAAGTGCATAGTTTGGTAAGTAGTCAAATAGGGTTGCCTATTTCAGAAAGTCATGGAAACATTTTGCTTAATTAGGTAACTTTTGCAAAAATTAATCATGGTCGATATAATAATAAGTTTTCCTTCCATCAACTAGCCCATTCTTTCTAGTGCAggttaaaaggaaaaatgacttCAATGACAACGTACCATTGCCCAGCCAACTGATCAGCCTGAATAGATGCACTTGAACTACCAGAACTATCATCATAATTAAAGTAAGAACCATTCCATAATTTCTCATACACAGCCTTAGCTCTCTTGAACTTATGCCAGAAATAATCTTGAGAAGCAGTGTCACCAACTTCATGTGCCAAGGCTGAAGTAGCCTGCAAGGCTGCCACCCAAAGTCCACCAGTATATGCACTCACACCACTAACTGACCATGCATCATAAGTCTGGTCAGGAAAGCCTTCATTCTCAATCATCCCATCCCCATCCTTATCAAACTGGTCCATATAAGCCATTGCCACATAGACTGAGGGCCAAACAGCTTTTGCAAATGACTTGTCACCCGTAGCAACCACATCCCTATAAACTTGGAGAGCAAATTTAGGATTCAAGTCTTTCCATCTATCTGTGTTGTGAAGGTTATAAGCATTTACTTCAAACCATGGGTCATTCTTTCCAAGATCATGGGGAACAGCACCAAGGACCTTTCTTCGGACCAAAGTACCATCATATAATAATTTCATCTCACTGGGATCATGTATCATTACTCCTGCTGCAAAATCTCTCTGGAGGCTGAGTTCAAGTTTTGGAAATAGCATAATTAACGCAAAAGACGAGTAGAAATGTACATCATATGTGTTCCACATCTGATACTCAATCCCTTCGAGATAGAGTAATTGACCAATATTTTCTTCACCCTTTTGAAGCAAATATGTTCCAAAAGAAGAATTTGTTACAATTGGACTGTGTATTTGCCCGAGTATTGATGCCATCCTTTCGAGAATATCCATGCCAGTATCATTTTGATGGTTAGTACCAATTGTGTTAGTGAATTCTGATCTAGATTTGTCAAGGGAAAACTTTGTGTCTCCAATGGTTACTAAACTTTGCATTGGAGGTAATCCATCTGCGAAAGGGAAATATTGCAACTTAGATTAAATAGGTGAACAGGACTGCTTTAAATTTAGATTACTGGCACCCTAATTACCTGTCCAAA is drawn from Macadamia integrifolia cultivar HAES 741 chromosome 7, SCU_Mint_v3, whole genome shotgun sequence and contains these coding sequences:
- the LOC122084102 gene encoding non-lysosomal glucosylceramidase-like isoform X2; the encoded protein is MLENGFDGGKMLENGFDGGEREPSLDAFNNEVEADPAQPAPLTWQRKLNSEELAASEFTLTIQEMMHMAPVGYRIWRHTREEALRGQKPVMDVFTRRLYTSCQGIPLGGIGAGSIGRSYRGEFQRWQLFPTICENKPVLANQFSVFVSRPNGKKFSSVLCPGRSELLKESTLSGIGSWDWNLIGHSSTYHALYPRAWTVYEGEPDPELRIVCRQISPFIPHNYKESSFPVAVFTFTLFNSGDTNADITLLFTWANSVGGESEFSGNHSNSKMKVKDGVHGVVLHHRTANGQPPVTFAIAAQEKADVRVSACPCFIISGNSLGITAKDMWQEIKKHGSFDHLDSDEKPVPTEPGSSIGAGVAASLTIASQSVGTVTFSLAWDCPVVKFSSGKTYHRRYTKFYGTNGDTASEIAHDAIHEHCHWESQIEKWQKPILEDRRFPEWYPITLFNELYYLNAGGTIWTDGLPPMQSLVTIGDTKFSLDKSRSEFTNTIGTNHQNDTGMDILERMASILGQIHSPIVTNSSFGTYLLQKGEENIGQLLYLEGIEYQMWNTYDVHFYSSFALIMLFPKLELSLQRDFAAGVMIHDPSEMKLLYDGTLVRRKVLGAVPHDLGKNDPWFEVNAYNLHNTDRWKDLNPKFALQVYRDVVATGDKSFAKAVWPSVYVAMAYMDQFDKDGDGMIENEGFPDQTYDAWSVSGVSAYTGGLWVAALQATSALAHEVGDTASQDYFWHKFKRAKAVYEKLWNGSYFNYDDSSGSSSASIQADQLAGQWYARACGLSTIVDHDKAKSALEKVYHFNVLKVKGGKRGAVNGMRPDGTVDMSAMQSREIWSGVTYSVAAAMIHEGMVEMAFNTAFGVHEAAWSQEGLGYSFQTPEGWNTNDQYRSMCYMRPLAIWAMQWALSPPKLYKEEKKTELEELPSFMYNAGFSKVAGLLKLPEQETSKSLLRVLFDYTCRRMWM
- the LOC122084102 gene encoding non-lysosomal glucosylceramidase-like isoform X1, translated to MLENGFDGGKMLENGFDGGEREPSLDAFNNEVEADPAQPAPLTWQRKLNSEELAASEFTLTIQEMMHMAPVGYRIWRHTREEALRGQKPVMDVFTRRLYTSCQGIPLGGIGAGSIGRSYRGEFQRWQLFPTICENKPVLANQFSSIVGPRTCRSLVHQVFVSRPNGKKFSSVLCPGRSELLKESTLSGIGSWDWNLIGHSSTYHALYPRAWTVYEGEPDPELRIVCRQISPFIPHNYKESSFPVAVFTFTLFNSGDTNADITLLFTWANSVGGESEFSGNHSNSKMKVKDGVHGVVLHHRTANGQPPVTFAIAAQEKADVRVSACPCFIISGNSLGITAKDMWQEIKKHGSFDHLDSDEKPVPTEPGSSIGAGVAASLTIASQSVGTVTFSLAWDCPVVKFSSGKTYHRRYTKFYGTNGDTASEIAHDAIHEHCHWESQIEKWQKPILEDRRFPEWYPITLFNELYYLNAGGTIWTDGLPPMQSLVTIGDTKFSLDKSRSEFTNTIGTNHQNDTGMDILERMASILGQIHSPIVTNSSFGTYLLQKGEENIGQLLYLEGIEYQMWNTYDVHFYSSFALIMLFPKLELSLQRDFAAGVMIHDPSEMKLLYDGTLVRRKVLGAVPHDLGKNDPWFEVNAYNLHNTDRWKDLNPKFALQVYRDVVATGDKSFAKAVWPSVYVAMAYMDQFDKDGDGMIENEGFPDQTYDAWSVSGVSAYTGGLWVAALQATSALAHEVGDTASQDYFWHKFKRAKAVYEKLWNGSYFNYDDSSGSSSASIQADQLAGQWYARACGLSTIVDHDKAKSALEKVYHFNVLKVKGGKRGAVNGMRPDGTVDMSAMQSREIWSGVTYSVAAAMIHEGMVEMAFNTAFGVHEAAWSQEGLGYSFQTPEGWNTNDQYRSMCYMRPLAIWAMQWALSPPKLYKEEKKTELEELPSFMYNAGFSKVAGLLKLPEQETSKSLLRVLFDYTCRRMWM